The proteins below come from a single Stomoxys calcitrans chromosome 1, idStoCalc2.1, whole genome shotgun sequence genomic window:
- the LOC106090074 gene encoding arginine-glutamic acid dipeptide repeats protein isoform X13, with product MAASTQGEIRVGPGHQVNDVYAKLPDYNPISSFPVDKENDERELEIPRWSPGAMADGDLLMFLRAARSMAAFQGKYPPEEILKRMCDGGLEEGIVAATRDDTTINAHDVLHDNGYDPGKALQALVKAPLTKSIEKKWCEDEIKKFIKGLRQFGKNFFRIQKDLLPHKETPELVEFYYLWKKTPSANSNRPHRRRRQSALRRNRVTRASNTPPKKEDTPEPQSATSASTTTTTTATTTASTATSDKGRASPVVTKEETSSLTEDDVSECDSDSSLTHKRDESPSRMRTRNKQQTAPGTAAKCDQTQVTQPQPTANGKRPKRGSDTPDNVAASAAAAAVGGGSVDSPKTPTKPASEGAAAANKRKTGRQETPNKKKRNDTEGSVTGGSNTDNQDESTDNITTAPVAVSISKDKRKRAESPVESTNSDSRSDSAMDDGESTNTDSAEQQSKDSKESTSSKEESSSGNSELDSAKSDKNVIQKTEAKISEIDIKDKIKNVDEETNIQAPSSMPQNTAMVITDNSLKDIKASKEDPLAIPPTKPIAIVNPPPPPIPPLKVPTVEALNASVDRKEVGKLDMMDTDMPKDMLKKLANMKQEISTPPQTQPPPPPAQTIMPEVVYFKKEPKDAVIDAVCNQNSNEPQDLKVKIEVKSEDIKPPLLGGLPPSSQGQAPMSLTTKRMDGSDVAQHQPPPPPPSHLAHSLVAGPPPGYIVEGGHLKFAAPPPQANQPPPSSSLPSDNNSMPPAAGPPTSVPHPQQPKYPADVEHKFPDSIKYEPGKFVPQDLKYPPQAMDSIKYSQEMQAAAAAAAAAGKFDMKFMIDQHTGKFPGDLSSPHGPPSAGKTYSGSNDGPGKVQELKSGYPPPNLGPPPVSSASTPNDNPPTHKFMGGPQEPSPPTHGQPPGATPPPGIAMPKPHYEHQVQHPMARPPFESAAGLMMKYGDPMVGKYGPQDLKFPPLQGPPTDMSTGGMKPSPYGENLVKPLPYSGPLEVGLKYPPSESPIDASARSTPGQDSQSSNSSSLPSNQQQFQSPHPSPHMPSPAGGGLPPGMHPQNLISPHSGPLSIQASHQSQVPSGAPPGSTPSGPAPQGLIHHPTPTSVSSGNGPQGLHHPSHLPPSSGPPTSASGGPTHSISSIAPSAMHPQHLPPGHLPQLHRPHAELPPGAGGMHPHAPIPLSLQNHDPRNGPPLSLSSHGLGPHSQPQQQISSGTVRTPSPAQPPQRLGLHEERAGASTAPSSQARDPPTSQASSGPPQQSPHTHRTSPLPGLSSNVPPGLIGHPMPIHPHLAHLPPGHPAHAGHHMLPHSLAGLGPGAGPLALLAGPPSLNSLPESGLSRRTPPSSHMPSSQQPPISSASGPLPPHGSNPPVSATTSMSTTNTVPSSAFSRASPSVSSNSGPGGPSSLSGPPHNSGSNSGTPSGLNSSAGGAHRSSSPASSVGSLSRQSPLHPVPQSPLSHHPSSSALSAAAAAVAERDRHALLRQQSPHMTPPPVSSASALMASPLSKMYGPQSGQRGLGASPPPHLRPGASPPVIRHPQMPLPLPLIPAGAGMPPIGVHPGQSPYPHPLLHPSMFYSPHHHSPFNSPYGYGPYGPGFPAYIKPPGAGGSLEQAVMAAAHHPGLQGPPPTRPDDPALAAAVEKQKQQQLQHQHMQQQHLQQQHQHQQQQQQQHQQQQQQQQQQQQQQQQQQQQHHQQQQQQQQQQQQQQQQHQQQQQQQQQNKPPTPKTQQGSNNGSGNNGPPNQGQPPAPTALPPAGYPGSHIPGYPPPPHVSPFQEVGKPPHMLQPTSHMDALRAHAHSASSGLVGPPQPHHHPTEPLPIEIEPDPEPEIPSPTHNIPRGPSPEAKPDDTECHRSQSAIFVRHIDRGDYNSCTRTDLIFKPVADSKLARKREDRDRKLAEKERERRQQQQMQQQQQQQQAVAAQQAAQQAKLKAELKPPYTDTPALRQLSEYARPHVGFSPVEQMVPYHHPMGPMYSRERELEELKNAQAAAAAGQSRLDPHWMEYYRRGIHPSQFPLYPNPAAISQMERERLGIPPHHVALDPSEHMKSIALNNYILSSLMYYGGYIPYGGFHHHHHHHRGGGDFQ from the exons gcaAAACTGCCcgattataatccaatttcaagCTTCCCAGTTGATAAGGAAAACGACGAAAGAGAACTAGAAATTCCAAGATGGAGTCCAGGTGCTATGGCAGATGGAGATCTTCTAATGTTCTTGCGTGCAGCTCGTTCAATGGCTGCATTTCAAGGTAAATATCCACCGGaagaaatactaaaaa GAATGTGTGATGGAGGATTAGAGGAAGGCATTGTTGCAGCTACACGTGACGACACAACAATTAATGCACATGACGTT TTACACGATAATGGTTATGATCCTGGTAAAGCACTTCAAGCACTTGTAAAAGCCCCATTAACAAAAAGCATCGAAAAGAAGTGGTGCGAAGACGAAATTAAGAAATTCATTAAAGGTCTCAGACAATttggaaagaatttttttagaatCCAAAAGGATTTATTGCCTCACAAAGAGACGCCGGAATTAGTCGAGTTCTACTATTTGTGGAAGAAGACACCGAGCGCAAACAGCAATCGCCCGCATCGTAGACGACGCCAAAGTGCTTTGCGTCGCAATCGTGTTACACGGGCAAGTAATACGCCTCCGAAGAAGGAGGACACACCCGAACCGCAATCTGCTACGTCTGCCTCGACAACGACGACAACGACGGCGACGACGACGGCGTCGACGGCGACCTCAGACAAGGGTCGCGCTTCGCCAGTTGTCACTAAGGAGGAGACGAGTTCTCTGACTGAAGACGACGTGAGCGAGTGCGACAGTGATTCTagtttgacccataaaagggaTGAGTCACCGTCTAGAATGAGGACGAgaaataagcaacaaacagcACCGGGCACTGCGGCGAAGTGTGATCAGACGCAGGTCACACAGCCGCAACCAACAGCTAATGGAAAACGGCCGAAACGTGGATCCGATACGCCTGACAATGTTGCGGCAAGTGCTGCTGCAGCGGCTGTAGGAGGAGGATCGGTCGATAGTCCCAAAACACCAACAAAACCGGCATCGGAGGGTGCGGCGGCGGCAAACAAACGGAAGACCGGCCGACAAGAAACACCCAATAAAAAGAAACGTAACGATACGGAGGGCTCCGTCACTGGTGGTTCCAACACTGACAACCAGGATGAGTCAACCGATAATATCACGACTGCTCCTGTTGCCGTTTCTATATCAAAAGACAAACGAAAGCGGGCCGAGAGTCCAGTCGAGAGCACAAATTCGGATAGTCGATCTGATTCGGCCATGGACGATGGTGAATCGACCAATACCGACTCAGCCGAGCAGCAATCGAAGGACAGCAAAGAGAGCACTTCGAGTAAAGAGGAGAGCAGTAGTGGAAATAGTGAACTTGATTCGGCCAAGAGTGATAAGAATGTGATCCAGAAAACCGAAGCAAAGATTTCCGAAATCGACATTAAGgataaaatcaaaaatgttgACGAAGAAACGAACATACAAGCACCATCCTCAATGCCGCAAAACACTGCGATGGTCATCACCGATAACAGTCTCAAAGACATTAAAGCATCCAAAGAAGATCCCCTCGCTATTCCACCTACGAAGCCAATTGCCATTGTTAACCCGCCACCGCCACCAATTCCACCGCTGAAAGTACCCACTGTTGAGGCGCTCAATGCATCTGTCGACCGAAAGGAAGTTGGCAAATTGGACATGATGGACACCGACATGCCAAAGGATATGTTAAAGAAACTTGCCAATATGAAGCAGGAAATCTCAACACCTCCACAGACGCAACCGCCACCGCCACCAGCACAAACGATAATGCCCGAAGTTGTTTACTTCAAGAAAGAACCAAAGGACGCTGTTATTGACGCTGTTTGCAATCAGAATAGTAACGAGCCTCAAGATCTCAAAGTGAAAATTGAGGTAAAAAGTGAAGACATTAAGCCTCCTCTACTAGGAGGTCTGCCACCTTCGTCACAGGGACAAGCTCCAATGTCTTTGACTACGAAACGAATGGATGGATCAGATGTAGCACAACAtcagccaccaccaccaccacccagTCATTTGGCACATTCTCTTGTTGCTGGACCTCCGCCCGGTTATATCGTTGAAGGGGGTCATCTCAAGTTTGCTGCACCTCCACCTCAAGCTAATCAACCGCCGCCATCTTCATCCCTGCCCAGTGACAACAATTCAATGCCTCCCGCTGCTGGACCACCAACATCGGTACCTCATCCGCAACAACCAAAATATCCTGCTGATGTAGAGCACAAGTTTCCAGACAGTATTAAATACGAGCCTGGAAAATTTGTACCTCAGGATCTCAAGTATCCTCCGCAAGCAATGGATTCTATTAAATATAGTCAAGAGATGCAGGCAgctgcagcagcagcggcagctGCTGGAAAATTCGATATGAAATTTATGATTGATCAGCACACTGGGAAATTTCCAGGTGATTTGTCCTCACCACATGGCCCCCCATCTGCGGGTAAGACCTATAGTGGCAGCAACGATGGCCCAGGGAAAGTGCAAGAGCTTAAAAGTGGCTATCCTCCCCCTAATCTAGGCCCACCTCCAGTGAGTAGTGCTTCTACACCCAACGATAATCCTCCAACACATAAATTTATGGGAGGTCCCCAAGAGCCTTCGCCTCCAACGCATGGTCAGCCGCCAGGGGCAACACCGCCACCGGGTATAGCTATGCCAAAGCCACATTACGAACATCAGGTGCAGCATCCCATGGCACGACCACCATTTGAATCAGCAGCTGGCCTCATGATGAAATATGGTGATCCAATGGTAGGAAAGTATGgtcctcaagaccttaaatttccGCCACTTCAAGGCCCGCCCACAGACATGAGCACAGGTGGCATGAAACCATCTCCATATGGAGAAAATCTCGTGAAGCCATTACCGTATAGCGGACCACTTGAGGTGGGACTGAAATATCCTCCTTCGGAGAGCCCTATAGACGCATCTGCGCGCTCCACTCCTGGACAGGATAGTCAAAGCAGTAATAGCAGTTCTTTGCCTTCCAACCAGCAACAGTTTCAGTCGCCTCATCCCTCACCACATATGCCGTCGCCAGCTGGTGGCGGTCTTCCGCCTGGAATGCATCCGCAAAATTTAATCTCTCCACATAGTGGTCCTCTGTCTATACAGGCGTCTCACCAAAGTCAGGTGCCTAGTGGTGCTCCGCCAGGATCAACGCCAAGTGGACCAGCTCCACAAGGGTTAATTCACCATCCGACTCCTACATCTGTGTCTAGCGGGAACGGTCCTCAAGGTTTGCATCATCCCAGTCATCTTCCTCCCTCTTCTGGCCCTCCGACATCGGCCAGTGGAGGGCCTACGCATAGTATATCATCCATTGCTCCCTCTGCAATGCACCCTCAACATTTACCGCCCGGACATTTGCCACAACTACACAGGCCGCATGCAGAACTACCGCCTGGTGCTGGAGGAATGCATCCGCACGCACCTATACCGCTGTCTTTGCAAAACCATGATCCTCGAAATGGACCGCCATTGTCATTATCAAGCCATGGCTTGGGTCCCCATAGTCAGCCGCAGCAACAAATTTCGTCGGGCACTGTACGAACTCCATCACCAGCACAACCTCCTCAGAGATTAGGGCTGCACGAAGAGAGAGCCGGGGCGTCAACTGCTCCCTCCTCACAAGCACGCGACCCACCAACGTCGCAGGCATCGTCGGGTCCGCCACAGCAATCTCCACACACACATCGTACATCGCCACTGCCGGGACTGTCTAGCAATGTGCCACCTGGGCTTATTGGTCATCCGATGCCAATTCACCCTCATTTGGCGCATTTGCCGCCAGGTCATCCGGCACATGCTGGCCATCACATGCTTCCACATTCTCTTGCTGGCTTAGGACCGGGTGCGGGTCCATTAGCATTGTTGGCTGGACCACCATCACTTAATAGTTTGCCTGAGTCAGGTCTTAGTCGTAGAACACCACCATCTTCACATATGCCGTCGTCGCAACAACCACCAATTTCCTCTGCAAGTGGTCCATTGCCTCCGCATGGTTCAAATCCTCCCGTCTCAGCAACTACCTCTATGTCGACTACCAACACGGTTCCTTCGTCGGCGTTTAGTCGAGCCAGTCCAAGTGTGTCCAGCAACTCGGGTCCTGGCGGTCCGAGTTCACTTAGTGGCCCTCCACATAACAGCGGAAGTAATTCGGGAACCCCCAGCGGGTTGAACTCATCTGCCGGTGGCGCACATCGTTCTTCTTCGCCGGCGTCTAGTGTGGGCAGTCTCAGCCGACAGAGCCCATTGCACCCTGTGCCGCAATCACCACTTAGCCATCATCCGTCGTCATCTGCActttcagcagcagcagcagcggtgGCAGAACGTGATAGGCACGCATTGCTGAGACAGCAGTCGCCACACATGACCCCACCGCCTGTGTCGAGTGCTTCCGCTCTAATGGCGAGTCCTCTTAGTAAAATGTATGGGCCACAATCCGGACAGCGAGGCCTAGGGGCATCACCGCCGCCTCATCTGCGACCTGGTGCATCTCCGCCTGTGATACGCCATCCACAAATGCCACTGCCGTTGCCACTTATACCTGCTGGAGCTGGAATGCCACCAATCGGTGTTCATCCGGGGCAATCACCATACCCACACCCGCTTTTACATCCATCTATGTTTTACTCACCACATCATCACAGCCCGTTCAACTCGCCTTATGGTTACGGCCCGTATGGACCGGGTTTCCCTGCGTACATTAAGCCTCCCGGAGCTGGTGGATCTCTGGAGCAAGCGGTAATGGCAGCTGCTCATCATCCAGGCTTACAAGGTCCACCTCCAACTCGGCCGGATGATCCGGCCTTAGCGGCAGCAGttgagaaacaaaaacaacagcaattgCAACATCAGCATATGCAGCAACAGCATCTTCAGcagcaacatcaacatcaacaacagcaacagcagcaacaccaacaacaacaacaacaacagcagcagcagcaacaacaacaacaacagcagcagcagcagcaccaccaacagcaacaacaacagcagcaacaacagcaacaacagcaacagcaacatcagcagcagcaacaacaacagcagcaaaacAAACCGCCAACACCAAAGACGCAACAGGGGAGCAATAACGGCAGCGGCAACAATGGCCCACCCAACCAAGGCCAGCCACCCGCGCCTACTGCTCTACCACCTGCAGGGTATCCAGGTTCTCATATTCCCGGTTATCCACCCCCGCCACATGTATCTCCCTTTCAAGAAGTTGGCAAACCACCACATATGCTGCAGCCCACATCGCACATGGATGCTCTACGAGCTCATGCTCATTCGGCTAGTTCTGGCTTAGTTGGGCCACCGCAACCACATCATCATCCCACAGAGCCCC TACCCATTGAGATTGAGCCCGATCCAGAGCCAGAGATACCTAGTCCAACACACAATATACCACGTGGTCCTAGTCCTGAAGCCAAACCAGATGACACCGAATGTCATCGGTCCCAATCCGCTAT ATTTGTTCGCCATATTGATCGCGGTGATTATAACTCTTGTACAAGAACTGATTTAATATTTAAGCCAGTAGCCGATTCAAAATTGGCCCGTAAACGCGAAGATCGTGATCGCAAGTTGGCCGAAAAAGAAAGAGAAAGACGGCAG CAGCAACAaatgcagcaacaacaacaacagcagcaagctGTTGCTGCCCAACAAGCAGCGCAACAGGCGAAACTAAAAGCTGAGCTTAAACCCCCGTATACCGACACACCAGCCCTGCGACAACTATCCGAATATGCACGACCACACGTTGGTTTCAG CCCTGTTGAACAGATGGTACCCTATCATCATCCAATGGGGCCCATGTATAGTAGAGAAAG aGAATTGGAAGAGCTTAAAAACGCACAAGCCGCTGCTGCTGCAGGTCAATCGCGTTTGGATCCACATTGGATGGAGTATTACAGGCG tgGTATTCATCCCTCACAGTTTCCTTTATATCCTAATCCAGCGGCAATATCACAAATGGAAAGAGAGCGTTTGGGTATACCACCCCATCATGTTGCCCTTGATCCCAGTGAACACATG